The nucleotide sequence ttaataaaaatgttgaagagcacggggCTCTTAGCTAGAACTAGCACCTTTACTATCCTGTATGTATTTCTTACAATAAACATAAACTTTATTGTTTTCCTGAAcccagagtctcagtgtgattatatccagGGTAAAGTGTGTTCATTCAGAAGGGATCctgttacagttcagcttctgccagcatacAACTCCAATGCTAACATCTTTGTAGGGAGAGGGGATGGTGAGCGAGGGGGATCAGGCCAATCCCCTTCCAACTGAGGAAGGTGAAGAATTTCCACATACTCTTCCTCCCTGAGGATGATGCGGGGCAGGGGGCTGGGAGAGAGAGACGTTTGCATGTTTCAATCATGGGGTGTTTCATTTCATCTCTCTTCTGTAGATGCATCTGTCCTCTCCTGTCTGTGCTTTGCAGGAAGGAAGTGGGACACGAGGCCAAAAGGCCAACAATGTCTTACCTCTCCGATCTCAATTGAGGTAGGCGAAGGGCAGAGGCAAGCCTGCAGTAATTGTCACCAGTGTGTGTTTATGCATGTGTGCGCATGCCGTGGTGTAGCAGCTGAGGAGCACAGCTTCAGGGTGTTTTTCAGAGCAAGACCAATTACGTCAATTGACAGACCTTTCTTGCTTTGGCAAGTGAGTGAGGCTATAACGAGGTTTTCCGGTTTTACTATAATTTGCGATAGATTAGATAGAGAACGAAGAAAATAACCAAGGAAAGGCTGGCTGTGTctgtcctttcccccccccccatttcacacTTTGAATAATAACGCAGCAAGAAAGTTGCATTTCAGCTAGCTGAGGATCTTTTGTGATAGCTCAATATGTTCTATAAGCTGCATTTATTCTGCAAACCTCTGTTCTATGACTGTCAGCTGAGTCTTAGAAACTGCGAATCACAGCTGATCTTTGGGGCGGCGTATGTATACTTGTACatggatcaacacagctgcctgcTTTTGTGGATTCTTCTTGGGGTTGTAGCTATGGAGGCAGAGGGTCCTTATTAggagctcctgcacttcagaaaTCCCCACCACACTAttatctgtgtgtgtatatatatctgtTGGGTCGGTTGGGGGGGATGGAGATGTTCAAAGCCCTAGCATGTGTTTGTGAGTGCTGCGATGGATGTTGGTGGGGTGGGGATCAGATTCAAACACACCAGTACTTAAATTTATTTTGGGGAAGATTCTGGTGCTTTTCCTTGCTGCAAacaaggcagtggtggctggtgtccattgggactggtagggcgtaAGGCAGGAGGTCAACcttaggtggcgccagagccaactaattctagggtTGTCCCCACCCGCCTCCCTGCTGAGGTCtacaaagggcaaaaaggacgaggaagctgacaggcaaggCCACCCTTTCGgctggttgtaaggaagaaggcaggcaggtgggggctggataaaggcagactgaggttgatggggcactgccctgcttgccctaatggaacagcctccactggctgCAGGGGTGATGTTTCCAGTATGTCTTGCCATTGATAGCTGTTGTCTTGTgacggggatggggaacctgtgcccgtCCAGGtgtcgctggactacaactcccatcatccttggcccttcgccatgcaggctggggctgatgggagttggattccaacagcATCCGGATTGCCACAAGTTCTTCTCCTGTCTGTGACTTCCTCGGCCAGGGAGGAAGTGAGACGCAAGCGTGCCACCTGCCAACAGCAAAAacgtcctctcctcctccttcatcatCTTCTTCTATCTGCAACCTCACATCAGGTAGGCCAAAGGCACCTCTCATGTCTCCACGGGGCGGCTTGAGCTCCCCCGAGATGCACTGCctgtcccaacaccagtggggAGAGACCGTCAATCACTAGCAGAGCAGATGTTTGgcgtgtagaaggtcccaagttcactcCTCGGCATCACTCTACAGGAGACTCAAGGATCAGGTGATGGGAAAAGACGCTTCTCGGCCTGAcagcctggagaactgcagccaGTCAAAGACAATATTGGATTAGATCAGGGCTGAGGAACCCGCAgcgatggatggacggacggattGGATTTGTTTATGTGCCGCCTTTCAACATTAGGCTGTGCCCAAAGCGGCTTCCAATCAACATGCAAAGTAACAAAACACAAAGCAGAAGTAAGaaagagaagtcagtttacaaaacaaaacaataaattcAGATAGGGCGAAAGCCAAACAATTTCACCGACATAACATAAATTCAATATCACAAACGAAATAATCTAGACTGAAATGCGTAAgtacaaagagaaagaaaaaaggaaagctaACAGATAATAGTGCTCACGCTCACCTTGCTGCACTCCAAGGAGCTTCAGCAGCCTGGCTTAGGTACAGTTCAGAGGTGTGGGGTCCTGTTACCAGGCTAGCTGACTTACAGCTGgccccctcttctctcctccgGTGGAGGCTGACAGCAGCAGAAAGGAAAATGCTGGGGAGGTCAGTGGAGGCAAGCCTTCTTCCCCAGTCTCCTGGAAGTTCCAGATGTGGCCCTCTagacttctctatctggcccttggaactctccccagaccacacccctttcAGACGCTTGGTTGCAGCCCAAGGGCGCTATGCAGTGCtgagaacagacccactgaagttaatggacgcAACTAAGGTTCATTGATTTCCATGGGTCTGCTGTGAGTAGGGCTGACACTGGATAAGacccctggctggaatatgtcctcgAACTCTTAATAGTGCCTTTTGCATACCTGGATAGAGAGAAGGGAGTGCCTGCTGTATAAAGCTAAGTTTTACCTTTGTTGCCccgcccacttctgcctctggccccacccaccactggcatgtggccctagaAAGGTTGccaagaagagaatgtggccctcaggttgagaAAGTTTATCTGTCCCTGGATTTAGCCTGACttggtaaggcagcttcctctgtagaGCTGCTGATTAAAGCACTGTTGTTCAGGCAAATGCCGTGACATGCCGTGATATTCAATTGTTTTATTAACAAAGCATAATGCACACACTGACATTCTGGTAATCCAGGTGTAGGGATTACTTGAGGATTACAGTCCCTCATGAATATACTTTGCCTGGgtcagggatagggttgccaggttcagggcctgagactgatcctgtatctttagaagaagagaaagtcagccaagtgcaggtgctcttgcaaccctgtaatgggaaaaaccacagggtgggattctccctcccccatgcacaacttttaaagatacagaagaccaggaaggttgccaggcccggcctccaagaggtcttctgtatctttaaaagttgtgcaaggggaagggagaattccaccttgtggtttttcccattacagggttgccagaacacctgcacttggatgactttctcttctaaagatacaggatcagcctcaggccatgaacctggcaaccctagtcgggGAGGAGGCATGCCAGTGgtagtaggcagggccagaggtgaAAAGCGGGCGGGACGACTCTTAGAGTAGGCTACATTTGAACCATGTAAAAGTCAAAAATtctgcacacacacgcacacacaacttCAGTGCATATTGATATGCGAGTTTGTTTTTCCATGTAATCATTACCTATATGTGCTATTCCTTatttagaccacattcacaccctacacttattccactattacttgaacagtcatggcttcccccagagtcctgagaggtgtagtttgtgaagggtgctgagagtccttaggagactcctaatctcctcagagagctacaattctcaagagttCTCTGGACAAAGGGACTGTCTGTTAAaccaattgtagctctgtgaagtgaacaggggtctcctaacaactctcagttcaCAAACaacgcttcccaggattttttaggggaagccatgactattcaaAGTAGAATAACAGTgggataaatgtgtggtgtgaatgtcgCCTTACTCTATGCACAAGAACAATATGCAAGATCAGAATGAGCAACAATTTACTCATTGCTGAACCCTACAGGCCCGGGGCCTGAGGTCCCCCACTCCTGTGGTAATTCATAGACTAGCCCTTCCTGCCTGTCCACTTGGTGCTGCCTCTCACTTTAAATCTAGAAGGGAAGGTTGTCTCAGGGTTGAGGGAGAAAACCAATGCTGAAAATTGCCTTGTGACCTTACAACCTCAGTGAATCCTCCAAACCTATGTTTCTtccacccaccccatccccacTGCAGGCCTCATCATGGTACACATGCAAGGAAGGACCAAGCTCCATGGCATGTCGGTCGCCCCTTCCTCTACTCCAGCAACCCAAGCTGGATGGGCATCCTCCGCTGATCATGTTGCCGCAATGTGGCCAACCAGAGGATCATCCCCTGCAGGTCACAGAGGTGTCCACCAGCAACAGAGAACACATGtcagtgtagatgagcccatggaCCTGCTGATTCGGGATTCCTCCCAGGAAGTGGCACAGTCTCCCTCCTGGTCTGATTCTGCAGAGGAAGAGTCCCAACCAATGGCACcagtagaggaggaggagatcgcCATTGGTGCATCTCCTCGGACACCAGCCCACCTTTGGCCACCTACAAGCTCCAGTGCTGGATTTCTCTATTCTTCCACTCCACCCTTCGCCAAGGCTGCCACCAGCAGCTCCACTGCCACTGCGCACTCCCATGTTCCAGTCAGCAGCAGCACACCTAGTGCCACCAGGATCCCACATGTCGCCGCTATGGCAGAGAAGCATTCCACTGCAATGGGCTCCGCAGAGGAAGTGAAGGCCACTAGGCTGCCCACAAAGCGTGGCAGAAAGGTCTCCTCCTTTGTGTGGAATCATTTCTCTCACACAGAGGACAAATTTTCAGTGGTATGTCACCACTGCAGGCAGTATGTGCggctggggaaggaaggaggctGCGGCAAGGTGGGGACCACGTCGATGCACCGGCACCTGTCCCTTCACCATCCCCTTGTCCTTCCCGACAAGGTTCTTTCAGCACCAGCTGCCACACTCTCCTCGTCATTGAAAACATCACTGCCGGCTGCGGTGCTCAATGCCAGCCCCTCACACTCCTCCACATCAGCCAGCCGAACCTCCTGCGTCACCAGCATCCCACAGGCAACCGCTTTGGCGAGGAAGCACCCTGCCGCACCAATCCCTGGGAAGGATGCACGTACCACCAAGCGTGGGAGAAAGGTCTCATCTTTCGTGTGGAACCACTTCTCGCAGCACGCCTCAGACAGGTTTGCTGTGGTGTGCAACCACTGCTGGCAGCACGTGCGGCTGGGGAAGAAAGGAGGGTGCACCAAGGTGGGGACCACATCAATGCACCGGCACCTCTCCGTGCACCACCCCTTCCTTCTGCCCAAGAAGGCTTCGCCGATGCCAGACAACAGGCCCTCCTTGCCCTTGCCGGCGGCACCACCTGCTACAGCATGTGCTGCCACTGCAGACTCTTTGCTGCCCAACTCTGCGGTGCAGGCACAGCCCACAGCCCTGCTGACTCTTTGTGAATCAATGAAGGAGGTGTCAGACCCCACTAATCCCAGCATGATGGAACAAAACCAGTGGCTGGCAGAGTTTCTTGCTAAGAACGTGCACCCTTTCTCCCTGGTGGATGAACCTGCCTTCCGAGAGTTCCTCCACCGCTGTGTGTCCCAGTGGAGGGTTCCGAGGAAGAGCTACTTCTCCTGCTCTGAAGCTCCAGCTGCAGCCGAGGGTATCAGGGATGCTCTTCAGAAGCATATCGAGCCATGTGTCTGACCTCCGGACAAGCTGCCCAGTGCAGGATTCTGTGTTGGTCCCTGCAGCAGATTAGCAGACACACAACCAGGCCAGGGGGATGGCTTGTGTGACAAATGCCTGGGCTGGACATGTCCAGCTTTTGCCATCtgcccactgctgccaccattagcgTGTCAAACTTTCAAGTGGCGCTAGACAAATGGTTCCCTCTCATGTCGATGCCGCCTGGCACCATCGGCAGCAACGTGATGGACAATGCAAGAGAGAGGTCAGCAGCACCATAAGCTGCTGGGGGTAATTTGCAACCGCTTCAGGACACTCTGCAAATAGCCAGGCTACCTTAAGAACCACCCAGGCAGATGTTGCATACTGGGCCACCTGCTTCCCGGATCAACAGACTGAAGGACACCTTTGGGGAAGAGCTGGagttcagcggtagagcatctcccTCGCaggcagacggtcccaggttcaattcccagcatctccaggtagggctaggagagaatcctgtctgaaacacgGGAGACCCAccgtcagtcagtgtagacaatattgaactaggggtggctcagtataaggcagcttcctgtgttcctttgaaCATGTACATGAGGGTCCTGCTCAGAGGAACCTTGAGCTCAAAGATAATGTCTTGGCTCAGGTTATGGATGCCTGTGCTCTGGACGCTGCTGGCAGTGGTGCAGGCACCGAGGAGGCAATGCCATATTCATCTGAGAGACAGTACAGGACCAGTTTGTCCTTGCCAGCAGCAACCTCCCTCCAAGAGAAACTTCAGCTTGTGGCTGTCCAACaggatgggagttgcagtaccAGGTGCACAGCCACAGTTCCATTGCCAGCTGTGCACACACCGGTAGATGGATGTCTACACGCAAGGCAAACATGGGGAGAAGATTttgctacacacacacagtgatCCTGTCAGATAGCAAAGGGTGAAGTAGCCTATGTGCGTGGCCCTTGCTGTGCAGTGCAGTTGCTGTGCCCTCCTGTTTGCGTGTCCTTGGAGTGGGTGTTCAGACCGGCGTGGAACGTTTGCAAAAAGGAACAGACCTGCAGTGCACAATGGGAACACTCTCTGCCTTATGAGAACAAAACAAAGATCAGATTTCCAATGATCCTGATTCTAGTTCCTGCTGAGGTTTTCTGTAAAGTGTATGGGAACGCCAAAGGATGCTGCAGGgcggaggggtgggggaaggttgCTAACCCCCAGTTCAGAGACCTGAGCCAGCTCCCTCCCCACACGCCCTGAGCAaattttctgccccccccccgaatccCACCAAtttgcacagcagcagcaaaaacctttatatatatttaaaaatagacACACTGATGGGCCAGGCAAGGCCAAGTACTCTGACTGGGATGCAAATGGCCTCCTCCCCATTCATGAAAGAGATCATTTGATGAGCCAACAAGGAATGGTACCCTTCCCTCCTCAGTTGATCTGCACACATCAGTGGAGGAagagtatgtgtgtgcatgtgagtgtgCATGAGGGAGAatggggtggccacacccactgctgaCTTGCTGCCCCACAGGATTAGTCAAGGatgaatgcggcccttgggccaaaaagaaaaagaaagagccaCTCCTACTAGACTCACTTACTTGGCAGCAAGTCCTATTCAGTAGATCTTCTCAGTAGACTTCCTTCGAATTCTGATGTCGGCCTATTGCTGACAAACGAACACTGTGATTCTACATCTTTTCATAAACGAAGGTGTTTGGTGGGAAAAGTACAATGCTGTTTGGTTCTTAAAAGGCATTACATAGGTGCTTGTAAAATTCCTTGTTAAAGACACCCCAAGACTGTTTCTTATCAAAACATTTGTTAATGTTTGTTGTaagataaatgtgtgtgtgtgtttttccaaaCATAAACGTGGTTGTgctacaaaatttatttattattaattactgTATTATTAATTCAGtttttaagagcataagaagagccctgctggatcaggccaatggctcacctagtccagcatcctgttctccaagtagccaaccagttgcctatgggaagcccacaagcaggacctgagtgcaagaatacGCCCTCCTTTCTTTTATAGCAGAGGGAAGGTAGTACTCAGtgtttggaatgaactagttcattttaatgaagctcacagaattggttcaaaaatctctgaactacacctgaaatTATACTTCCCATAATTGCGGGGCaaaattaagttcattttggggtagaactttgaatgatttctGGTTCATCTTTAAGTTCATTctcttgcatttatttttttatgctTTAGACTCTTTGGGTCTTTAAGCTTAAACATCATAATTGTTGGAGGAAAATAAACAATTCACGTTCCACTGTGcatgtgttttgatgttttcttagtctCCTTAAGCATATTTTATacacagcagcttgtaacattctgcatgctgttttcatttggatgaacttaaactgtgaactgaatgtgaatcAAACATAGTTTGTTTTgtgaaaggatgaatgtgaacttGAATTGGTTCCTTTTTGGACATCATGAACTAGAAcgagttcctttttaaaattaacttcACAAGTGCTGGTATTACtacagtttgcatttcatttagttCCTTCATACGTCTGAGATTAGGGAGAAGGGCTTGTGGGGTGGCGGCAAGGCACCTCCTAGTAAGCTTAACCTCCAACAAAGATGTCCCTGAGCGTGTTTTCcaggaagctttttttttaaaaaaaagaaattcagcCTGGTTAGAAGGGAAATAAAACCTCAGAAATGTAATTGGGAAATGGAGCTAGATAGTGAGAGCCTGAACAGAGAATGCTGTGCTGGTAGAAGCTGTTCATCAGTGGGATGGCCTGCCTCAGAAGATGGCAGTCTCTCCTTCGTTagagtttttaagcagaggctggatggccacctctCAGGAATGCTGTAGCAGCAGATTTCCTGCAGCCCCTGGGGGTTGGACTAGCTGACCTTTGAGGACagttccaattctatgattctgttaaaGTCACATTAAATCTATTTATACAGTAAACAGCAGGCAAGTTTTTTCTTTTATCGCCACCTTACAGACACAGTACAAAAGAATATAAAGGCTATTCCAGGCAAcctatttattcagcattcaacctgatttgcaTACACAATGGAGGTTAGATTACATCTggttttattgagcatttgttctgatttgtttgcacagaggTAGTACAACAATGAGTGTTCATCCTGCATTCAGTTTCATTTCCTTGCATTGTCTGTATACGTCTTCCTGTTAAGCATTTGTTcatcccatcactttcctaactgcaaaaagtccgtTTCTGTTttcaagtggatttgttgcactagggcaacagagtgctttagTCCACTTTCATTggacaaacctaaatttcctggtatgcacttgaatccctcccacaaaatactggcaGCCTGGAGGCGCCCTGAGGAGAGCCCCATTAGAtttatctagtctagcatttttATTTCTCATCTAAGCCAATCAGATGCTTTCAAGTCGCCCATAAATAGGGCAAATGAAAGCAACTTCCCTTGTCATTTGCCtttcccccagcaactggtattcaaacatatactgcctctgaatgggGAGATTCTATTTAGTCATCATGGCCACTGATACTATTGTCTTCCTCTATGAatttggttcatgacagatgctcgtggaggtcactgattcataagtcataatcgacttgaaggcacataacaaccacaaatGAATTTGCCTAACCCCCTTTTAGAGACATCTTCTAAGCCAGTTGGTCATCCTAACAAGCACATATTTGGGGCAGCAAAATCAATAAAGTAtttctgtgctgtgtgaagaatttgctttctttttcattttatttatttatctagcaagatttatatgccacttaaaaatagcaataaaatcagactttaaaaacagtaaacataatcaaaatccacatggattttttttagaaacaacaacaacaacaaatatacattaaaaattacaTGTCTATGTAGGCCAAAACAAATAACATGTTGAAAACACTACAAACAAAGGCGCCTACCTTTCTGGATCTCTACTGAAACTAATCTTAccaaattttattcattcatcccATCAAGCACTGGCCACTAATGTGGATAGAAACCATTGAGACAGATTTTAGATATTGAAAGTGCTTATGTGTGGATGAGGTGACATAAGCATGCAGAAAGAGCGACCCACCTATGCATTAACACT is from Rhineura floridana isolate rRhiFlo1 chromosome 3, rRhiFlo1.hap2, whole genome shotgun sequence and encodes:
- the LOC133381080 gene encoding uncharacterized protein LOC133381080 isoform X1, with product MEELDPAGPKAKEGLEAGGRDSWAVQVETVKELLTKVAPQQIKKEPDLGLQERWEAQWQEFLRTMHPPQSGWEKPHLPRPWSKDNAKDFQASFKAVVDTSQWPTEERVAQTLPCLSGKAHEAYQRPDPSVIVKEEVPREEDVTSSESCCRRFRQFGYQEAEGPREALSQLQELCHQWLAPQRHTKEQILELVILEQFLTILPAEMQSWVRERGPETCGQVVALAEDFLLRLQQTEGLEQKVPGLLEEAAINSPKSELDPLGTLQLPLPMEIKQEEDGEASLLGLIMVHMQGRTKLHGMSVAPSSTPATQAGWASSADHVAAMWPTRGSSPAGHRGVHQQQRTHVSVDEPMDLLIRDSSQEVAQSPSWSDSAEEESQPMAPVEEEEIAIGASPRTPAHLWPPTSSSAGFLYSSTPPFAKAATSSSTATAHSHVPVSSSTPSATRIPHVAAMAEKHSTAMGSAEEVKATRLPTKRGRKVSSFVWNHFSHTEDKFSVVCHHCRQYVRLGKEGGCGKVGTTSMHRHLSLHHPLVLPDKVLSAPAATLSSSLKTSLPAAVLNASPSHSSTSASRTSCVTSIPQATALARKHPAAPIPGKDARTTKRGRKVSSFVWNHFSQHASDRFAVVCNHCWQHVRLGKKGGCTKVGTTSMHRHLSVHHPFLLPKKASPMPDNRPSLPLPAAPPATACAATADSLLPNSAVQAQPTALLTLCESMKEVSDPTNPSMMEQNQWLAEFLAKNVHPFSLVDEPAFREFLHRCVSQWRVPRKSYFSCSEAPAAAEGIRDALQKHIEPCV